In a genomic window of Lycium ferocissimum isolate CSIRO_LF1 chromosome 9, AGI_CSIRO_Lferr_CH_V1, whole genome shotgun sequence:
- the LOC132030489 gene encoding osmotin-like protein, giving the protein MSTKMSHLTTCLVFLLLAFVTYTYASGVFEVHNNCPYTVWAAATPIGGGKRLERGQSWWFWAPPGTKMARIWGRTNCNFDGAGRGSCQTGDCGGVLECKGWGKPPNTLAEYALNQFSNLDFWDISVIDGFNIPMSFGPTKPGPGKCHGIQCTANINGECPGQLRVPGGCNNPCTTFGGQQYCCTQGPCGPTELSRWFKQRCPDAYSYPQDDPTSTFTCQSWTTDYKVMFCPYGATHNETTNFPLEMPTSTLEVA; this is encoded by the coding sequence ATGTCCACTAAAATGAGTCACTTGACAACTTGTTTAGTGTTCTTACTCCTTGCCTTTGTGACTTATACTTATGCTTCCGGCGTATTTGAGGTCCATAACAACTGCCCATACACAGTCTGGGCGGCAGCAACCCCCATAGGCGGTGGCAAACGTCTTGAGAGAGGTCAAAGTTGGTGGTTCTGGGCCCCACCAGGTACTAAAATGGCACGTATATGGGGCCGTACTAATTGCAACTTCGATGGTGCTGGTAGAGGTTCGTGTCAGACTGGTGACTGTGGTGGTGTCCTGGAATGTAAAGGATGGGGTAAACCACCAAATACCTTGGCCGAATACGCCTTGAACCAATTCAGCAACCTAGATTTCTGGGACATTTCTGTAATTGATGGATTCAACATTCCCATGTCTTTTGGACCAACTAAGCCTGGGCCTGGAAAATGTCACGGAATTCAATGTACTGCCAATATAAATGGTGAATGCCCTGGTCAACTTAGGGTACCCGGAGGATGTAACAACCCATGTACCACATTCGGAGGACAACAATATTGTTGCACCCAAGGTCCATGTGGTCCTACAGAGTTGTCAAGATGGTTCAAACAAAGATGCCCCGATGCCTATAGTTACCCTCAAGATGATCCTACAAGCACATTTACTTGCCAGAGTTGGACTACAGATTACAAGGTTATGTTCTGTCCTTATGGCGCTACTCACAATGAAACAACAAATTTTCCATTGGAGATGCCTACAAGTACTCTTGAAGTGGCTTAA